The genomic segment TCAAGATGAATGGAACCCTTGAGGGGGCCGCGGTCGCGTCGTCGACCGAAGTCAAAGTCACGGGCTTCTTCAAGTACAACCTCGAAGGCAAATACATCTCGGAAACGGACTTTGTTCAAACCGAACTTCGGGCATTCGGACCGATCAGCCCAGGGCTGGATATCACCGCCCGCGTCCGGCTGCTACGGGTTCCGTCGAAACCTCCAGGCCGACTGGGCGATCAGAAGATCGTCGATCTGGCCTCGCCCGAGCCGACTCCGGCCGCGATGCTGTTGAAGTTCGAATCGCCGTGGAACATCAGCCTGCAGCACAACCGTCACTGGCACTTCTTCCGCGTCGAAGAGGGGGTTGCCAAGTTCCGCCTGCTCGAAGAGGGCAATTTTATCGCGCAGTTCGACATGGCCCCGGTCGCTCAGGCCAAGCCCGGCGAACATAAGTCGATCGAGGTCTTTCAAGCCGATGTCCGCAAGGCGATCGGCGATTTGCTGAAGACGCTGGAGCAGGGGCAGGTGATTCCGTCCACCGATGGAAAGTTCGTCTATCGCGTCACGGCCAAGGGGGCCGTAAAGGATCGGGATATTACCTGGATCTGTTATCTCGTGGCCGACCCGACCGGACGTCAGGCCTCGCTGATGTTCATCGCCGACACACCGCTCGTCGAGAAGATCACGCGCTACGAACGTGAACTGATCGAATCGATCCGGTTCGGCCCGGCACCGCCGCCGCGCGCCGCAAACAAATAAGTCATGATGATCGTTGTCGAAGGGCACTCGCTTCCGTGGAACACACGTCACCGCCGCCTGACGATAGCCACGTTCCCGCCCACCGAGATTCTGCGCCACCGCTGATTTTGTTCCCCGGGTTGGGAGGCGATTCGCGGCTTTTCTCGACACAGCGTGCCGCGTTTCCCGATCTGATCGTTCCAAGCTGGATCGAACCCGAATGGGACGAACCGCTGGTGGACTATGCGGCACGCTTTGCAAAGACCATTGATCCTGGCGTCCCGTGTTTCCTTGGCGGGGTGTCGTTCGGGGGAGTGGTCGCTCTCGAAGTTGCATCGCGCTTGCTGAACTACGAATGCTATCTCATCGGTAGTGTTCGATCGCATTTGCATATCCCGCGGCGCCTGCGTGCCCTGCGTCCCGTGACGGATCTGATTTTCATTCCCAAATGGATTGGTTCTGCCGCGTTGTTCTCGGCCGGCCGCTGGATGCATCCGCTTCGGTGCGGGGCACTGCGTCAACTTCACGAAGCGGATCTGCGATTTTTGCGATGGGCGGCAAAAGCGATCCTGACGTGGATTCCTTCCGCGGGTGTCGAACAAGTGCGAGTGGCTCAGATCCACGGGGAACGTGATCTCATTTTTCCTGCCCGAAACGTGACGGCGGATTTGACGGTGCTGGGAGCCGGTCATCTCGTGTCGTTGACGCATTCATTACAGGTCAATCAGTTCCTGCGTGACCGAATGGAAAACGCTCTCGCCCAAGGCTGGCCGCCAATGTGATGTCGACCGGGATGTGATGTCGATGGGCTACCGAGGGTGGCCGGGGCTGGAGGGCTTTGCGGAAACCCCTGGGCGTCTTTCGTTCCACTCGTCGAGCGCCGGCCGCTTGATCTGTCCTCTTGTTTGCGACCAGGAAAGTATTCGTGACCAGGAAGTGGCTAACAGTCTCTTGAAGGAACGGGGACTGACTCCAGCCAGATTAAGATGCGCTATGACATCGTGAACATCAAGGTGCCCGTTCCCCGAACTTCAACAGGTTGTTCACGTGTCACGACTCGCGGGATGCGGCCAGCTTCAGGTAGCGTCGAGTTGTCGTGCGGACGATCCATTCACCGAGTCTCGGGAATGCCTGGCACAAGGCGAAGACCGGTCGCAATGCGGGGAAATTGACGACCAAGTCTGGTCGGTCCTGTTTGACCGCCTTGATGACGGCACGCGCGACCGCTTCGGCCGAGGTTGATCCCAGATACCACGGTGTGCTTTTTCCCGTTCGCGCTCTGATGACCTCGTAGATGCCGCCATCTCTGGCAAAACCGGGGCAGATGGCCGAGGCACTAACTCCGGTCTTATAGAGCTCACCGCGTAGCGATTGCGTGAACGCGATCATTCCGGATTTGGAGGCCCCGTAGGCGGCTCCATACGCCGGACCATACTTTCCGGCGGTCGACGCCATATTCACGATATGACCGCGACCGGCCTCCAGCATGTGGGGCAGCACGAAGCGTGTCAGCAGCAGGGTTGCGGTCAGGTTCACCTGCAGCGTTTCGATAATGTCGGCCGGTTCGATCAGGTGGAATGGACGGAACGCTTCGATGCCTGCGTTGTTGACCAGCAGATCAATCGTCCCGAATTCCTTCCGAGTCTGATCGACGAGATGTCTGAGATCCGATTCCTTGCTGACATCCGTGGGAATTGTCGTGACCTTAACGCCTAGCGTGCGAAGCTCGGCCGCGACTCGCTCGAGTGTCTCGGCGGAACGCGCGGCGAGCGCGAGATTCATCCCTTCACGTGCCAGAGACCGGGCGATGACCAGCCCCAGACCGCGCGACGCTCCTGTAATCAATGCTGTTCGTTCGCGAAGTTCTTTCACGCTGGTCTATCCTTATGATGTTGCTGATCGCAGCTGGCGATCCTGGTCATGAATGAGCCGCTGTCGAGTCTGGCGATTTCCCATCCGCGGTCGTGATTTGCTGCAGCTCGTCCGCGATCAGGCCGTTGAGTGTTTCTTCAAGTTCGATCAGACAATCGGCAACCGTCGAGCCGTCCATGAGTCGATGATCGTAAGACATCGTCACGCGACATCGATTTCGTTCATCCAGCGGCCCGTATGTCAGATTGCTGGTAAAGTAGGCCGGCGGGTCCTGAATTTCGACGCCTTTGGCGGCCAGTGTCGTGAAGAAGAACGTCCCGACACGCCGCGTGCGATCGCCAAGCGCGACATTCAACGTCCACCACCACAGGACGCGACGTACCAGGGTTGGCAGACCGCTCATCTGCCATTGCCGCCGGAAAATGCGATCGGGCGGATCATTCGTGTAACGATTCAAATCAATCTGCAAGAGCGGCAGCGGCCGCTCTTCTGGTCGTTCGAAGCGGCCATGAAAGACCCAGGGCTCGTCTTGATGAACGCGATGAATGGCCAGCATCGCGACATTGAATTCGTGAGTATAAATATGCGGCCAGGGCCAGGGCTGGTACGTCTGGCGCAGCACAGGTCGACGTGCCGCGACGATTCCGAAGGCTTTAAGGAACAGGATCGACCAGGAAATCCGTGACGGCAGCCGCGATCGAATCTCGGCGAGGCGACTGAGATCGAACCAGCGATCGTGCGCGCACGTATCGACCTTTCGATGGTAGTGCAGCACGTCGATCGCGAGTCGTCGACTACGTGGAATCGCATGGCGGCCGGGCCGATTGACGGAATGCACCTGCGAAATCCCTTTCATCCGTGAGTCTGACCTTGGTTGACTGAATTGATTTCCATCCAGCGGAATCACGGCGCAGAATATCAGCGAACCGCGTAAAGCGGGAGGGTCAGAATCGATACAAGGTGGCCAACGGAAGATTTGAACCATGAAATCGCATACCGAACACCTCACGATGAACGTTCCCGCCCGAATGGGATTCGTGAACATCACGCATCAAGTCGCCCAAGCCGTCGCGAAAAGTGGCATCCAGGAAGGGATGGTGCTGGTGAACGCGATGCACATCACGGCGAGTGTGTTCATCAACGACGATGAAACAGGCCTGCATCAAGACTATGTGCAATGGTTGGAAAAGCTGGCCCCGTTCAACGAGGACCCGACGGTCTACCACCATAACCGGACGGGCGAAGACAATGCCGACGCGCACATGAAGCGGCAGATCATGGGCCGCGAAGTTGTTGTCGCGATCACCAAAGGCGAACTCGACTTCGGCCCATGGGAGCAAATCTTCTACGGCGAGTTCGACGGCCGCCGAGCCAAGAAGGTGCTGATCAAGGTGATTGGAGAGTGATCGACGAGTGCAGTTTCCTCGGCCCCGCTGGGGCCGAAGTGTACCAGCCCAGGGGTGCGAGCGCTTCGATCGCTCCCCTGGGTTATGCGTTCCAGTTTTCCGTGCCCTGTCAGGGCACGCGGAACATCGACATCATGCCCACAAGTCGAAAGGAAAGCTAAAAACTCAGTCCCAGAGATGTTGCTCATCGAACGTCACCTCATGCCGAATCAAGAATTCGCGAAACTCCTCTTGGAACGACTTGTGTCGATGATGAGTCTCCTGCTGTTTGATGTAATCCGTAACAGCCTCAACTGCGGATTGACTGACTGAAAACGCGCCGAATCCTGCTTGCCAAATGCCTCCGTCAATTCGAGTTTGTTCTTTCATCCAGACTGAGGATGCTCGTTTGAGTTCCCTCACAATGTCGGAGAGCGATCTTGTGCGATGAAGATTGAAAAGCACGTGAACGTGATCGGAAACGGAATTCATGGCCATTGCTGGAGACTCCAGATCACGTAGTACCCCACATGCATAGCGATGAAGCTCCTCGCGCAGGTCAGACCGGATGAATGGTTCTCGATTCTTTGTACTGAAGATCAAATGGACCAGATTTCGTGCGAGTGATTGCGACATACTGAAAATCCGAGACAGGCTCTTCGTTCTCCAATTGCCCCTACAGGGCAATTTTCAGAAATCACCATAACCCAGGGGAGCGATCGAAACGATCGCACCCCTGGGCTTGTACACTTCGGCCCCGCTGGGGCCGAGGAAATTCGGATCGACGCAACGTGTCAAAATCGGAGATTTGTGATGCATCGCTCGCGACGCGACAAGAGCGGATCAGGACAATGTGGCACAGCCGCGAGATCAATCCGTTGTCCTGACCACGAAGGTTCTGGGGTATGGCGTTCCCAATGCTGGAAGGCTCCGAATTGCCAGAAGGCCGGGTCGACGCCGACTTTGCCGCTGGCAATGCGTGGCTGGTGGCAAGGTTTGTTGGCGTCTGCTAGATATGTGTTCAACAATGATCCCGGCCAGGCGGCGGAGTTGACGCTCGTCGCTGGTTCAGCGGGCTTATCACGTTTTCTGAGGAAGCGAATCTTTCATGTCCACCAGCTATGACGTCTACGGTGTCGGTAATTCTCTGGTCGATATTCAGGCCCAGATTGATGATTCGGTTCTGGAGACACTGCAGTTTCCCAAGGGGATCATGACGCTGGTGGATGAAGCGACGCAGAAACGCGTGCTTGAGACTATTCGCGGGGCGAAGATCACGCGCTGCGCTGGTGGCTCGGCGGCCAATACCATCGCCGGGCTGGCTGACTTTGGTGGCAAAGGAGCGTATGCCGGCAAGACGGGTGTCGACGAACTGGGCGAATTCTGGCTGAAGGATATGCGAGACCTGGGTGTCACGAACGAGGTTCCTCCCGCCGCGGGCCAGACCGGGGCTTGTGTGGTGCTGATCTCGGACGATGCCCAGCGAACCATGTTGACACACTTGGGCGTGTCCGCGACGCTCGGACCGGACGATATTTCGGAGGCGGAAATTCGCAAGGCGAAGTACGTCTATATCGAAGGCTATCTGTTCGCGGGTGACAGCACGAAGGTCGCCGCGATGAAGGCGATCGAACTGGCAAAGAAAAACAACGTGAAGGTGGCGTTCACCGTTTCTGATCCGTTCCTGATCAACATGCATCGGGACCTGTTCTGGAGCCTGATCCAGGATTCGGTCGATTTGCTGTTCTGTAATCTGGATGAAGCCCGCAGCCTGACCGGGCTCGTCGATCCGGTCGATTGTGCTCAGAAGATTCATCACCATGCCGCGGACGTGGCGCTCACTTTGGGCGCTGATGGTTCGCTGCTGATGACTGGCGGGGCTGCGATTCCCATCGAAGGGGTTACGACGAAAGCGGTCGATACGACGGGGGCCGGTGACATGTATGCCGCCGGTGTTCTGTACGGGATCACCAATGGGTTGACCTGGAAGCAGGCCGGCCATCTGGCTTCGCATGCCGCCGCCCGCGTGGTGGCTCAGTTGGGGGCTCGACTAGCAACTCCCTTCACGCGTGCTGAAGTGGCAAAGTTGATTGAGGGAGTTTGAGCGAGGCTGTGTGCTGGGGTTCGGAGCCTTGGTGGCTCCGCTTCTGCGGCGGTTCCGGTTGACGACGCGCTTTTCTTTGTAAATGATCTGAAGGACCGACCCCTCGATTTTCTGTTGCGAACCAATGCTTCGAAATCGACAGGTTGCCTGCCCATTGGGAATCGAAGTGACGATCCGGTCCTTCAGACCTCCGGATTTTTTGATTGTGGTCTGGTCCGGGGCCTACGGCGAGGACACCTCCGACCCTGGCTAGGAGACGGACCGGCCACGTTGGGCCTGAAGCGTACGACACAACTTGACGGCTTCGCCAGGGCCCAAAATCGAGCACAGCGTTGGGGTGAACGGGGTAGGGTGGTGCTCGCGTTGACTTTTCGCGACATCGCCTTTGTTTGAGAGCTATGTTGGGAATGTCCCCGAGTGCGAAGCGGTATTCCGTCGGAATAATCGGTGTTTTCGCTGTAACCTGAGCGGGGATTCCGACAGGGCGACGACGATGACCCAGCGACATGCCGAACGCGGATTGGCGATCGCCTATGCCGTGACGATCTTTCTGAGTGCATTTCTGCTCTTTCAGGTGCAGCCGCTCATCGGGAAGTACATTCTGCCCTGGTTCGGCGGCGGACCTGCTGTCTGGACGACCTGCATGCTTGTCTTTCAGATGCTGCTGTTTGCAGGTTATGCGTATGCGCATTTAACCAGCCGTTATCTCTCGCCGCGACACCAGGGATATCTGCATATCACGCTCTTGGTCACCGCGTTGGTTTGCTTGCCGATCACGCCTGATCCGTCGTGGAAGCCGACGAATAGCGATTGGCCGGCCTTCAAGATCATGCTGCTGACGGTTTCGAGCGTCGGGCTGCCCTATTTTATTCTGTCATCGACGGGACCATTGCTGCAGGGATGGTTCAGTCGGACACATACCGGACAGTCACCGTATCGGCTGTATTCGCTTTCCAATCTGGGCTCGCTGCTCGCGTTGTTGTCGTATCCCTTTGTCGTGGAACGCACGTTTTCGACTGCGACTCAGTCGATCCTGTGGTCGGTCCTCTTTGCAGGATTTGCGATCCTTTGTTCGGGTAGTGCGGTTGGGATGTGGCAGCGGGCAACGGCGGAATCGCCGGAACCAGTTGCGGCGAACAAATTCGTTGAGGCACCTCGTCCGTCGTGGAGCATGCTCGGAATCTGGTTCGGTCTGGCGATGGTGCCTTCCGTGATGCTGCTGGCGACGACGAATCAGGTCTGTCTGGATGTCGCCGTGATTCCCTTTTTGTGGGTTCTGCCGCTGGCGCTGTACCTGATTTCGTTCATCCTCTGTTTCGACAGTGATCGCTGGTATGTGCGGAAGCCGTATGTCACCGCATCGGCGGTCTTGCTGTTCGGGTCGATTTTGCTGGGCAACCTGGGTTCAAAGACACCGCTGATGTTGCAGGTGGCAATCTATTTTTCCGCGATGTTTTGCGTGTGCATGGTTTGTCATGGGGAACTCGTGGCACTCAAGCCCGCTCCGACGTCACTCACAACGTTCTTTCTGACGATCTCGGCGGGAGGAGCCGCAGGCGGCATCTTCGTCGGACTGATCGCTCCACTCATCTTCGTCTCGTACTACGAGCTGCATTTCGGCATGATCGGATTCATCCTGTTCTATCTCTGCCTGCGGATGCGCGAGGACCGGATGACGTTGCCGCTGCCGACGTGGCTTCAATCGGCACTCGTTCCCTTGGCGCTGCTTGCGTCGGTCGGAATCCTGTCGCAGTCGGGGCGTCACGCCGAAGGATCGGTGGCCGTGGCCCGCAACTTTTATGGCGTCTTGAAGGTCGAGCACCTTCCGAATTCTGAGCGTACGCTGGAGCGTGTGCGTCTGGCCCATGGGCGAATTGAACATGGCTCACAGTTCACAGCGGCCGAGAAGCGTCGCATTCCAACCGCGTATTACGCCGAATCGACCGGTGTCGGGCAGTTGATGCGGGGGCTGCGACCCGGTGAACCCAAGCATGTGGGAATTGTCGGGTTAGGGGTCGGCACGCTGGCGGCGTACGGTCAGCCTGGAGATCGTCTTCGACTGTACGAAATCAATCCCGATGTGATCACGATGGCGCGTGAGCATTTTACGTACGTCCGCGACTGCCCGGCCGAAGTAAGAATGGTCACTGGTGATGCGAGATTGGCTCTGGAGTTCGAACCGCCACAGCAGTTCGACGTGCTGGTCCTCGACGCGTTTTCAGGTGATGCGATCCCGGCGCACCTGTTGACCAAAGAGGCGATCGCGGTCTACCTGCGGCATCTGAAGCCGGACGGCGTGTTGGCCTGTCACATTTCTAATTTGCATTTTGACCTGCGGCCGCTCGTGATTGGGTTGGCTCATGAATTCGAGCTGGTAACACGGATTCGTGCCAACGACCCCAACGCGGAGATGGGATCGTTCCGGGCGGTCTGGGCGCTGATGTCGCGTCGGGCCGATGTGCTAAATGCGAGTGTCGGTACTGGCTCAGAAGAACCGCTCGGCCGAAAGCCAATCGTCTGGACCGACGATCGCAGCAATTTGTTTGAGGTCTTGCAGTAGTTGAAGGTCCTTCGGAAGTGTTTTCCCATCGTTCCCAAACTCCCGCTTTTCCTCGTTCCCAAGCTCCCGCTTGGGAACGCTTCCTCCACCTCGGAAATGTGTCCGTCGGTCCGAGGCTACTTTCCTTCTCGACAGAAGATCGAATCGCAAGAGGCGTTACCAAGCAGGAGCTTGGGAACGAGGTCCGAGGTAAACGAACGAGGTAAACGAATAAGAACGTCTCTGCCTTCGCGACGATTCCCTCTGGCGAACTGGGGCGAGCCGGCAACCGTGATGTCATTTATCGGGCAGTTCGCGGACCGCGATAGAAGAAACCTTTCGCGGTTTCCATTCCCAAAGCATACAGGCCGGAAATCGCGAAGACGGTGAGGATCATGGTCCAGGTGGGGGGCGTAAAGCCCAGTTCCTGATGGAGCGGCAAGTAGGGCAAGGACACGGCGACAATGGCGGCACCGCCGGTGGCAAGGGCCAGCCAGACGCTTGTCTGGCTCCGGAAAAACGGTCGTTGCGTGCGGACGATCAACAGGATCAGCAGGCCGGTCAGCAGCGATTCGATGAACCATAACGTGTGAAACAGTGTTTCATCCGCATGGAAGAGATACAGCACTGCTCCGAACGTGAGGAAATCGAATGTGGAACTCGTCAGACCAAACGTCAGCATGAATCGCGTCACGGTCGAAACGTCCCAGCGTCGCGGTCGGTCGATCAGTTCCGGATCAACGCTGTCCGTCGCGAGTGCCATGGCAGGGATATCGGCGAGCAGATTGATCAGCAGAATTTGTCCGGGCAGTAGCGGTTCAAACGGAAGGAACAACGATGCCACGGCGAGGCTGAACAT from the Schlesneria paludicola DSM 18645 genome contains:
- a CDS encoding alpha/beta fold hydrolase, yielding MEHTSPPPDDSHVPAHRDSAPPLILFPGLGGDSRLFSTQRAAFPDLIVPSWIEPEWDEPLVDYAARFAKTIDPGVPCFLGGVSFGGVVALEVASRLLNYECYLIGSVRSHLHIPRRLRALRPVTDLIFIPKWIGSAALFSAGRWMHPLRCGALRQLHEADLRFLRWAAKAILTWIPSAGVEQVRVAQIHGERDLIFPARNVTADLTVLGAGHLVSLTHSLQVNQFLRDRMENALAQGWPPM
- a CDS encoding SDR family NAD(P)-dependent oxidoreductase; amino-acid sequence: MKELRERTALITGASRGLGLVIARSLAREGMNLALAARSAETLERVAAELRTLGVKVTTIPTDVSKESDLRHLVDQTRKEFGTIDLLVNNAGIEAFRPFHLIEPADIIETLQVNLTATLLLTRFVLPHMLEAGRGHIVNMASTAGKYGPAYGAAYGASKSGMIAFTQSLRGELYKTGVSASAICPGFARDGGIYEVIRARTGKSTPWYLGSTSAEAVARAVIKAVKQDRPDLVVNFPALRPVFALCQAFPRLGEWIVRTTTRRYLKLAASRES
- a CDS encoding secondary thiamine-phosphate synthase enzyme YjbQ; translation: MKSHTEHLTMNVPARMGFVNITHQVAQAVAKSGIQEGMVLVNAMHITASVFINDDETGLHQDYVQWLEKLAPFNEDPTVYHHNRTGEDNADAHMKRQIMGREVVVAITKGELDFGPWEQIFYGEFDGRRAKKVLIKVIGE
- the tnpA gene encoding IS200/IS605 family transposase, coding for MSQSLARNLVHLIFSTKNREPFIRSDLREELHRYACGVLRDLESPAMAMNSVSDHVHVLFNLHRTRSLSDIVRELKRASSVWMKEQTRIDGGIWQAGFGAFSVSQSAVEAVTDYIKQQETHHRHKSFQEEFREFLIRHEVTFDEQHLWD
- a CDS encoding adenosine kinase, whose translation is MSTSYDVYGVGNSLVDIQAQIDDSVLETLQFPKGIMTLVDEATQKRVLETIRGAKITRCAGGSAANTIAGLADFGGKGAYAGKTGVDELGEFWLKDMRDLGVTNEVPPAAGQTGACVVLISDDAQRTMLTHLGVSATLGPDDISEAEIRKAKYVYIEGYLFAGDSTKVAAMKAIELAKKNNVKVAFTVSDPFLINMHRDLFWSLIQDSVDLLFCNLDEARSLTGLVDPVDCAQKIHHHAADVALTLGADGSLLMTGGAAIPIEGVTTKAVDTTGAGDMYAAGVLYGITNGLTWKQAGHLASHAAARVVAQLGARLATPFTRAEVAKLIEGV
- a CDS encoding fused MFS/spermidine synthase — translated: MTQRHAERGLAIAYAVTIFLSAFLLFQVQPLIGKYILPWFGGGPAVWTTCMLVFQMLLFAGYAYAHLTSRYLSPRHQGYLHITLLVTALVCLPITPDPSWKPTNSDWPAFKIMLLTVSSVGLPYFILSSTGPLLQGWFSRTHTGQSPYRLYSLSNLGSLLALLSYPFVVERTFSTATQSILWSVLFAGFAILCSGSAVGMWQRATAESPEPVAANKFVEAPRPSWSMLGIWFGLAMVPSVMLLATTNQVCLDVAVIPFLWVLPLALYLISFILCFDSDRWYVRKPYVTASAVLLFGSILLGNLGSKTPLMLQVAIYFSAMFCVCMVCHGELVALKPAPTSLTTFFLTISAGGAAGGIFVGLIAPLIFVSYYELHFGMIGFILFYLCLRMREDRMTLPLPTWLQSALVPLALLASVGILSQSGRHAEGSVAVARNFYGVLKVEHLPNSERTLERVRLAHGRIEHGSQFTAAEKRRIPTAYYAESTGVGQLMRGLRPGEPKHVGIVGLGVGTLAAYGQPGDRLRLYEINPDVITMAREHFTYVRDCPAEVRMVTGDARLALEFEPPQQFDVLVLDAFSGDAIPAHLLTKEAIAVYLRHLKPDGVLACHISNLHFDLRPLVIGLAHEFELVTRIRANDPNAEMGSFRAVWALMSRRADVLNASVGTGSEEPLGRKPIVWTDDRSNLFEVLQ